One region of Eretmochelys imbricata isolate rEreImb1 chromosome 2, rEreImb1.hap1, whole genome shotgun sequence genomic DNA includes:
- the TRIP13 gene encoding pachytene checkpoint protein 2 homolog isoform X2, producing the protein MDEAAGDLKQALPNVCDSVQLHVEVHQKSNSTSKKEDIRLSVLKLLNRHNIVFGDYTWTEFDDGFLNNNVQSVSIVDTELKLKERQPINLSKCNLSIHIFHLNDEGPSTENLEEENENIVAANHWVLPTVEFHGLWESLVYDTEVKSHLLDYVMTTLLFSDKNVDSNLISWNRVVLLHGPPGTGKTSLCKALAQKLTIRLSYRYRYGQLIEINSHSLFSKWFSESGKLVTKMFQKIQELIDDKDALVFVLIDEVESLTAARSAFRAGTEPSDAIRVVNAVLTQIDQIKRYPNVVILTTSNITEKIDTAFVDRADIKQYIGPPSAAAVFRIYFSCLEELMKVKFCKKSEGLSGRVLRKLPFLAHALYIQCPNVTMAVFLQALSLVVDKQFEERKKLADCF; encoded by the exons CACCTCAAAGAAAGAAGATATCAGGCTGAGTGTCTTAAAGCTGCTAAACAGACATAACATCGTTTTCGGTGATTACACATGGACTGAGTTTGATGATGGTTTTCTGAACAACAATGTGCAGTCAGTGTCAATTGTGGACACAGAGCTAAAACTGAAAGAGAGACAG CCCATTAACTTGAGCAAATGCAATCTCTCCATTCATATTTTTCATCTGAATGACGAAGGACCAAGCACTGAAAATCTAGAGGAAGAGAATGAGAACATTGTTGCAGCCAACCACTGGGTGCTGCCTACAG TTGAATTCCATGGTCTTTGGGAGAGCCTTGTATATGACACTGAAGTAAAATCGCAT CTACTTGACTATGTGATGACAACTTTACTGTTTTCTGACAAAAATGTTGACAGCAACCTGATATCCTGGAACAGAGTTGTCTTGCTGCATG GTCCTCCAGGAACTGGTAAAACATCACTCTGCAAAGCATTGGCTCAGAAGCTGACCATTAGACTTTCATACAG GTACAGGTATGGACAATTAATTGAGATAAACAGTCATAGCCTCTTCTCTAAGTGGTTTTCAGAG aGTGGCAAACTTGTAACCAAGATGTTCCAGAAGATTCAAGAGTTAATTGACGATAAAGATGCTCTTGTATTTGTACTGATCGATGAG GTTGAAAGTCTCACAGCAGCTCGTAGTGCTTTCCGAGCAGGCACAGAGCCTTCAGATGCTATCCGTGTGGTGAATGCTGTATTGACACAAATAGATCAAATTAAAAG GTATCCCAATGTTGTTATCTTGACTACTTCAAATATTACAGAGAAAATTGACACGGCTTTTGTAGATAGGGCTGATATAAAGCAATATATTGGACCTCCGTCTGCTGCAGCAGTAttcagaatatatttttcttGCTTGGAAGAACTGATGAAGGTAAAATTTTGCAA GAAAAGTGAAGGACTTAGTGGCCGAGTCCTCAGGAAACTTCCTTTTCTAGCACATGCACTTTATATTCAA TGTCCTAATGTTACAATGGCAGTGTTTCTTCAGGCTCTTTCGCTTGTAGTGGATAAACaatttgaagaaagaaagaaacttgcAGACTGCTTTTGA
- the TRIP13 gene encoding pachytene checkpoint protein 2 homolog isoform X1 produces MDEAAGDLKQALPNVCDSVQLHVEVHQKSNSTSKKEDIRLSVLKLLNRHNIVFGDYTWTEFDDGFLNNNVQSVSIVDTELKLKERQPINLSKCNLSIHIFHLNDEGPSTENLEEENENIVAANHWVLPTVEFHGLWESLVYDTEVKSHLLDYVMTTLLFSDKNVDSNLISWNRVVLLHGPPGTGKTSLCKALAQKLTIRLSYRYRYGQLIEINSHSLFSKWFSESGKLVTKMFQKIQELIDDKDALVFVLIDEVESLTAARSAFRAGTEPSDAIRVVNAVLTQIDQIKRYPNVVILTTSNITEKIDTAFVDRADIKQYIGPPSAAAVFRIYFSCLEELMKRQIIYPRQQLLTLRELEMIGYVENNVSRLSLVLKEIARKSEGLSGRVLRKLPFLAHALYIQCPNVTMAVFLQALSLVVDKQFEERKKLADCF; encoded by the exons CACCTCAAAGAAAGAAGATATCAGGCTGAGTGTCTTAAAGCTGCTAAACAGACATAACATCGTTTTCGGTGATTACACATGGACTGAGTTTGATGATGGTTTTCTGAACAACAATGTGCAGTCAGTGTCAATTGTGGACACAGAGCTAAAACTGAAAGAGAGACAG CCCATTAACTTGAGCAAATGCAATCTCTCCATTCATATTTTTCATCTGAATGACGAAGGACCAAGCACTGAAAATCTAGAGGAAGAGAATGAGAACATTGTTGCAGCCAACCACTGGGTGCTGCCTACAG TTGAATTCCATGGTCTTTGGGAGAGCCTTGTATATGACACTGAAGTAAAATCGCAT CTACTTGACTATGTGATGACAACTTTACTGTTTTCTGACAAAAATGTTGACAGCAACCTGATATCCTGGAACAGAGTTGTCTTGCTGCATG GTCCTCCAGGAACTGGTAAAACATCACTCTGCAAAGCATTGGCTCAGAAGCTGACCATTAGACTTTCATACAG GTACAGGTATGGACAATTAATTGAGATAAACAGTCATAGCCTCTTCTCTAAGTGGTTTTCAGAG aGTGGCAAACTTGTAACCAAGATGTTCCAGAAGATTCAAGAGTTAATTGACGATAAAGATGCTCTTGTATTTGTACTGATCGATGAG GTTGAAAGTCTCACAGCAGCTCGTAGTGCTTTCCGAGCAGGCACAGAGCCTTCAGATGCTATCCGTGTGGTGAATGCTGTATTGACACAAATAGATCAAATTAAAAG GTATCCCAATGTTGTTATCTTGACTACTTCAAATATTACAGAGAAAATTGACACGGCTTTTGTAGATAGGGCTGATATAAAGCAATATATTGGACCTCCGTCTGCTGCAGCAGTAttcagaatatatttttcttGCTTGGAAGAACTGATGAAG cgTCAGATAATATATCCTCGACAACAGCTGCTGACACTCAGAGAGTTAGAGATGATTGGTTATGTAGAAAATAATGTGTCACGGCTGAGTCTTGTATTAAAAGAAATTGCCAG GAAAAGTGAAGGACTTAGTGGCCGAGTCCTCAGGAAACTTCCTTTTCTAGCACATGCACTTTATATTCAA TGTCCTAATGTTACAATGGCAGTGTTTCTTCAGGCTCTTTCGCTTGTAGTGGATAAACaatttgaagaaagaaagaaacttgcAGACTGCTTTTGA